In one Arenibacter antarcticus genomic region, the following are encoded:
- a CDS encoding T9SS type B sorting domain-containing protein, translated as MPNPFFFKYLYCVIFVLFGYSVSAQLSKTHYIPPLTDSGGSSSIPRDHYIYVSTPKTTAISFTIKPVGSDIASYITGTVSNSTPYVYSIGNGRDTQLFTNVNQTSIITANKGYIIEAQDVVYISVRVNAGAQAGALVSKGQAALGTTFRVGSYTNENPQENYLNFVSVMATEDNTQIHFDDLPAGLIIENYSGTTPISVTLNKGESYTLATNSNKTSVNRDGLIGCLVSSDKPIVVNCGSANGSFHNGTSRDYGIDQIVDLSKVGSDYIFVKGNGQNGWENVLLVAHSDNTTISINGDAPVTTIDAGEYYLIEGEYYSNKGNMYVQTSQPVFAYQGVGATTSEANQGMFFVPPLNCETRGNLDNIANIQNIGNTIYTGGVSIVTKTGATISINNSPITNFSASGPNAVSGNADYVTYKVTGLTGDVSVQSSDELYCAYFNYNGAATSGSFYSGFPSAPEINFDTKFAALGNCIPNIKLEAANTQNFDSFKWLFDDGSGTGFVDLQVTTPEITPSLPGKYKLIGEIACTGEQLESIEVPVSICPDDIDNDGIIDNIDIDNDNDGILNCIESKGNVTIDIANTNAPQLIFQDNSISNSLASATLVQNNSSGNNTANTLSGTNTGNFTSLVQPASSAESSYNMLFSESVNVKFSEVEGTVHTITSGEIFIAKILPANKNITLIDVDDRLLIDSNFDGVFETGITQISGSEIHFKINPTPQGNTPYTFLANKVDGFSFIHKLVNTTDKSTFTATISLTCFSKDTDMDGIEDALDLDSDNDGIPDFIEYRGVYTPLSGIDADGNGLDDVYDMNVLPLDSDGDGIYDFYDLDSDNDGIFDLIESGSGISDTDWNGIVDGTSFGSNGWIDEAETSPDSNAMRYTLSDSDGDGVFNYLDWDADGDGCSDVLEAGFSDANADNFLGDILPTVNEFGLVNNAVDGYTTPNGEYLIAAPITILTQPVDTEVCELSNTIISVTNSAIDTIQWELSSDGINWTTIVDDAIYSGSQTNDLTISATPLSFDTYRYRAFLNVSGNSCGLYTDEIVLTVLVLPVANKASAMLLCDDDNNGSMPFDLILQNNAINTTPGMTISYHTSQTDADTGNNPLISPYESGNTTIYARVVNDLNTSCYDTSSFDLEVYNTPFPLDTPNILPIQECDDTSVGTDSDGYIIFDLTQRETEILNGQNASDFTVTYFTEASRLPEFQIANPSAFTNASAYNQIVYVRVTNNLYSYCFADTSFEIEVFPLPLVNNPNMYQQCDDPSNDGQAFFNLELDNIKEEINPNYIAEGLSFTFYENQTEAETNGLAIPNPSNYEDALGFTPETVWVRVENPNSCFRVVPLTLAVSPSSAALNSYKPNSIYQCDDGTDDRDGVATFDMSNLKNHITTTVFSTFNVTAHFYESQADAELETNEILDIANHQNTSAPNSQDIWVRVKSDLGNNCLGLEEFPKLLIVEALPIANPVTLARQCDYDITDSILSYPFNTSQLESTILNGQNPAEVTITYYNTNGSPLLYSDGAAVSSPIAPQFLTENQTITIRVTNNTTGDPDGACYDETTLEFVVDEQPIITNTVPNQVFCDDGNDLTDENDGLHSFDTSSFKSTVLGTQNNMEIYFNYTDENGVSITNSSTLPNPLISGNQTITITVINPINTSCTATTHIEFIVNPLPEFTINEEEIVCTSDPTFTVILEPYQVNLSENFNYEWAFQDGTILSSNTTLAVSTPGEYTITLTNPSTLCSKSKIVSVKASELANISLDDLEIDDFSENNSVTILNPASLGAGTYEFSLESKDGKTAYSFQESPIFKNVSPGLYTLLVKDAICGTFPLDISVVGYIKFFTPNGDGINDTWNIKGISANFQAKSNIYIFDRYGKLVKELHPLEKGWNGTYRGAVLPSDDYWFKVLLEDGRVFTGHFALKR; from the coding sequence ATGCCTAATCCTTTCTTTTTTAAATACTTATACTGCGTAATTTTTGTTTTGTTTGGATATTCGGTTTCTGCTCAATTAAGTAAAACACACTACATTCCTCCCCTAACAGATTCTGGAGGGAGTTCATCTATACCTAGAGATCATTATATCTATGTTTCAACACCAAAAACAACAGCTATAAGTTTTACTATAAAACCTGTTGGCTCAGATATTGCTAGTTATATTACAGGTACTGTATCTAACAGCACACCATATGTTTATAGCATCGGAAATGGCCGAGACACCCAACTCTTTACAAACGTAAACCAAACTAGCATCATCACCGCTAATAAGGGATATATTATAGAAGCTCAGGATGTTGTTTATATTTCTGTAAGAGTTAATGCTGGTGCTCAAGCCGGGGCTTTAGTCAGTAAAGGACAGGCAGCTTTAGGAACTACATTTAGAGTGGGAAGTTATACCAACGAAAACCCTCAAGAAAACTACCTCAATTTTGTTTCGGTTATGGCTACCGAAGATAATACCCAAATACACTTTGACGATTTACCTGCTGGACTTATTATCGAAAACTACTCTGGAACAACTCCTATAAGTGTTACTCTAAATAAAGGCGAAAGCTATACATTAGCTACAAATAGTAATAAAACTTCTGTAAATCGCGATGGCCTTATTGGGTGTTTGGTCAGTTCAGACAAGCCTATAGTCGTTAACTGTGGCTCTGCAAACGGCAGTTTTCATAACGGCACCTCTCGAGATTATGGCATCGATCAAATTGTAGACCTTTCTAAAGTAGGCTCCGACTATATATTTGTTAAGGGGAATGGCCAAAATGGATGGGAAAATGTATTACTAGTAGCTCACTCAGATAACACAACCATTAGTATCAATGGCGATGCACCAGTGACAACTATAGATGCAGGAGAATATTATTTAATTGAAGGTGAATACTATAGCAATAAAGGGAACATGTATGTCCAAACCTCTCAACCGGTATTCGCTTACCAAGGTGTTGGTGCTACTACTAGCGAAGCCAACCAAGGGATGTTTTTTGTGCCTCCCTTAAACTGTGAAACCCGTGGAAACCTAGATAACATCGCCAATATCCAAAATATTGGTAATACGATCTATACTGGTGGCGTATCTATAGTAACCAAAACTGGCGCTACCATTTCCATTAACAATAGCCCCATAACAAATTTTTCAGCTTCAGGTCCTAATGCAGTTAGTGGCAATGCCGATTATGTAACTTATAAAGTTACTGGATTAACCGGAGATGTTTCCGTACAGAGTTCTGATGAATTGTATTGTGCTTATTTTAATTACAACGGCGCTGCGACATCTGGCAGTTTTTATTCAGGATTTCCATCGGCTCCAGAAATTAATTTTGATACAAAATTTGCTGCTTTAGGAAATTGTATACCCAATATTAAACTTGAAGCTGCAAACACTCAAAATTTCGACAGTTTTAAATGGTTATTTGATGATGGTTCGGGAACTGGTTTCGTAGACCTGCAGGTAACAACGCCAGAGATTACACCTTCACTTCCTGGCAAATACAAATTAATTGGAGAAATTGCCTGTACAGGAGAGCAGCTAGAATCTATAGAAGTACCGGTAAGCATTTGTCCAGATGATATTGACAACGATGGAATTATTGATAATATTGACATAGACAATGATAATGATGGGATTCTAAATTGTATCGAATCAAAAGGAAATGTGACCATTGACATTGCAAACACAAATGCTCCTCAACTAATTTTTCAAGACAATTCAATAAGCAATTCGCTTGCTTCCGCTACATTGGTTCAAAATAATAGTTCTGGCAATAATACAGCCAATACATTATCAGGCACAAATACTGGGAACTTCACTAGCCTAGTGCAACCCGCAAGTAGTGCAGAAAGTAGCTATAACATGCTTTTTTCTGAATCTGTAAACGTAAAATTTTCTGAAGTTGAGGGCACCGTTCATACCATAACTTCTGGTGAAATTTTTATTGCAAAAATTCTACCTGCCAACAAAAACATAACGCTTATTGATGTCGATGACAGACTACTAATAGACTCAAATTTTGATGGGGTATTTGAAACAGGTATAACACAAATTTCTGGTTCTGAAATTCATTTTAAAATTAATCCAACCCCACAAGGCAACACACCTTATACATTTTTGGCCAACAAAGTAGATGGTTTTTCATTTATACACAAACTTGTAAATACTACAGACAAATCTACATTTACTGCTACTATTTCACTTACCTGCTTTTCAAAAGACACCGATATGGATGGAATTGAAGATGCCTTGGATTTAGATAGTGATAATGACGGTATTCCTGATTTTATTGAATATAGGGGAGTTTATACGCCCTTATCTGGCATAGATGCAGACGGCAATGGCTTGGATGATGTTTATGACATGAATGTGTTGCCTTTAGACTCTGATGGTGATGGCATCTACGATTTCTATGACTTAGATAGTGACAATGATGGTATTTTCGACCTAATAGAATCGGGTAGTGGTATTTCAGACACTGATTGGAATGGCATTGTAGATGGTACTTCATTTGGTTCTAATGGATGGATCGATGAGGCTGAAACAAGCCCAGATAGCAACGCAATGCGTTACACGCTCTCTGATTCAGATGGAGACGGAGTTTTTAATTATCTCGATTGGGATGCTGATGGTGATGGTTGTAGCGACGTTCTTGAAGCTGGCTTTTCGGATGCTAATGCTGATAATTTTTTAGGCGATATTCTACCAACAGTAAATGAGTTTGGTTTAGTAAATAATGCAGTCGATGGCTATACAACACCTAATGGGGAGTATTTAATCGCTGCTCCTATTACCATTTTAACACAACCTGTAGACACTGAGGTTTGTGAATTATCCAATACAATTATTTCTGTTACCAACAGCGCCATAGACACCATTCAATGGGAGCTAAGTAGTGATGGTATCAATTGGACAACAATTGTAGACGATGCAATCTATAGTGGTTCACAAACCAATGATTTAACGATATCGGCTACCCCCTTATCATTTGATACCTACCGATATCGTGCTTTTCTAAATGTATCTGGAAATAGTTGCGGACTTTATACAGACGAAATAGTACTAACCGTACTAGTATTGCCAGTTGCAAATAAAGCATCAGCCATGCTTTTATGCGATGACGATAATAATGGTAGCATGCCTTTTGATTTGATTTTACAAAACAACGCTATCAATACAACTCCCGGTATGACTATTTCATACCACACCTCTCAAACAGATGCCGATACAGGAAATAACCCCTTAATAAGTCCATACGAAAGTGGCAACACCACCATATATGCGCGTGTTGTAAATGATTTAAACACCAGCTGTTATGACACCTCTAGTTTTGACTTAGAAGTTTATAACACACCTTTCCCTTTAGACACACCCAATATACTCCCCATTCAGGAGTGTGATGATACCTCTGTTGGAACAGATAGCGATGGTTACATTATTTTTGATTTAACCCAAAGAGAAACCGAAATCCTTAACGGTCAAAATGCATCAGATTTTACGGTAACTTACTTTACAGAGGCCAGTAGGCTTCCCGAATTTCAAATTGCTAACCCTTCAGCATTTACAAACGCATCTGCATACAACCAAATCGTTTATGTAAGAGTTACAAATAACCTTTACAGCTACTGCTTTGCTGACACCTCTTTTGAAATAGAAGTATTTCCATTACCTCTGGTAAACAACCCAAATATGTACCAACAATGTGATGATCCATCAAATGACGGACAAGCGTTTTTTAATCTAGAATTAGATAACATCAAGGAAGAAATTAATCCAAATTATATAGCGGAAGGTCTATCGTTTACGTTTTACGAAAATCAGACTGAAGCAGAAACTAATGGCCTAGCAATTCCCAATCCTTCGAATTATGAAGATGCACTAGGTTTTACTCCCGAAACCGTTTGGGTACGTGTTGAAAACCCCAATAGCTGCTTTAGAGTGGTCCCCCTTACCTTGGCGGTTTCTCCATCTAGTGCAGCGTTAAATTCTTATAAGCCAAATTCTATTTACCAATGTGATGATGGCACGGATGACAGAGATGGCGTGGCCACTTTTGATATGAGCAACCTTAAAAACCACATTACCACTACTGTTTTTTCTACTTTTAATGTAACCGCTCATTTTTATGAAAGTCAGGCGGATGCTGAGTTGGAGACCAATGAAATTTTAGACATTGCGAACCACCAAAACACCAGTGCTCCTAATTCACAAGATATTTGGGTTCGGGTGAAAAGTGATCTAGGCAATAATTGTTTGGGGTTAGAAGAATTCCCTAAATTGTTAATTGTAGAAGCATTACCAATTGCTAACCCGGTAACTTTGGCTCGCCAGTGTGATTATGACATCACTGATTCTATTCTTAGTTACCCATTTAACACCTCACAATTAGAAAGCACTATTTTAAACGGACAAAATCCAGCGGAGGTCACCATTACTTATTACAACACAAACGGTTCCCCTTTATTGTATTCAGATGGCGCTGCAGTTAGCAGTCCGATAGCGCCTCAATTCTTAACTGAGAATCAAACTATAACTATCCGTGTTACTAATAATACCACAGGGGATCCTGATGGTGCATGTTATGACGAAACTACATTAGAATTTGTTGTTGATGAACAACCTATAATAACCAATACCGTTCCAAATCAAGTTTTTTGTGACGATGGAAATGATTTAACGGACGAAAACGATGGACTACATAGTTTTGATACCTCTTCATTTAAAAGCACTGTTCTTGGTACTCAAAACAATATGGAAATTTATTTTAACTATACAGATGAAAATGGCGTTTCAATTACTAATAGCTCAACCTTACCAAACCCGCTTATTTCTGGAAATCAAACCATTACTATAACAGTTATTAATCCAATAAATACAAGTTGTACGGCGACCACCCATATTGAGTTTATTGTAAATCCTTTACCTGAATTCACTATCAACGAAGAAGAGATAGTGTGTACCTCTGACCCTACATTCACGGTTATCTTGGAACCTTATCAAGTAAATCTATCAGAAAACTTTAATTATGAATGGGCCTTCCAAGACGGCACCATATTATCAAGCAATACAACCTTAGCAGTATCTACCCCTGGGGAGTATACTATTACACTTACCAACCCTAGCACCCTATGTTCAAAATCGAAAATAGTTTCGGTGAAAGCTTCTGAACTTGCTAATATTAGTTTAGATGATTTGGAAATCGATGATTTTTCTGAAAATAATAGCGTTACTATTCTAAACCCTGCTAGTTTGGGTGCTGGCACTTATGAGTTTTCACTAGAATCTAAAGACGGAAAAACAGCGTACTCGTTCCAAGAAAGTCCGATTTTTAAAAATGTTAGTCCTGGCTTATACACATTATTAGTTAAAGATGCAATTTGCGGCACTTTTCCATTAGATATTTCTGTGGTTGGTTATATAAAATTCTTCACGCCAAATGGCGATGGGATTAATGATACTTGGAACATAAAAGGTATCAGTGCTAACTTTCAAGCAAAAAGCAATATTTATATTTTTGATCGCTATGGTAAACTTGTAAAAGAACTCCATCCCTTAGAGAAAGGATGGAACGGAACCTATAGGGGGGCTGTGTTGCCAAGTGATGATTACTGGTTTAAAGTTTTATTAGAAGATGGCAGGGTTTTTACGGGGCATTTCGCTCTTAAACGTTAA
- a CDS encoding DUF1778 domain-containing protein, whose product MIHAYLKNKKLFFERAACLGGYRGLTDSAVLTVQEKAKKIIAEIEQILVSKKDSEILLDAITNPPKANKNHMKAASENQALLSKNELTKNLDSNH is encoded by the coding sequence GTGATACACGCTTATCTAAAGAACAAAAAGTTATTTTTTGAACGAGCTGCATGTCTAGGTGGATACAGAGGTTTAACTGATTCTGCCGTATTAACGGTTCAAGAAAAGGCTAAAAAAATAATCGCAGAAATAGAACAGATCCTTGTTTCAAAAAAGGATAGTGAAATATTATTGGATGCAATCACCAATCCGCCTAAAGCAAATAAAAACCATATGAAGGCTGCAAGTGAAAACCAAGCTCTCTTATCTAAGAACGAATTGACTAAAAACTTAGATTCTAATCATTAA
- a CDS encoding TrkA family potassium uptake protein, whose product MKFVGSQLAYYMSDNDFKKNSKILIKYLAFLGIVIVIFSILFHFIMEFEGQYHSWVTGFYWTLTVMSTLGFGDITFTSDLGRGFSILVLLSGILMLMIVLPFAFIRHFYVPLLESKKNNKVPRKVPAGTKDHILICSYDVIARDLTERLKQEDIPYYVIENRKAKALNNHDDHVPVLLGELDSEETFILANIKDAKLIVVNRDDFLNTKIILTIRGIAPTIPIVALATDIESVDVQQLSGADHVLPVKKWLGEQLANRINAQHAKSKPIGQYEDLLIAELPIHNTPLVSMLTRETDLRNKFGVSIVGIWERGRLQAITGDEKLTDDSVLVIIGNKEQLHNIDELFHDYNVNPNPVLLIGGGRVGLAAAESLHKNGVLVNVIDQDPDICKKISPFCNKVFNGRASDYDLLKKAGILDAPSVLLSTHDDTMNIYLASYCRQLNKDVRIVSRISEARNVDIIQKAGANFVLSYSTLGSEAILSISKGQELTVLGEGFTLFIIPIPKSLEGKSLAESRIGSKTGLSVIAIKENSQVVTLISSNTILPHGAEIVMLGNIEMKLKFNKIYVNAN is encoded by the coding sequence ATGAAATTTGTCGGTAGTCAGTTGGCGTATTATATGAGCGACAACGACTTTAAGAAAAACTCCAAGATCCTAATTAAGTATTTGGCCTTTCTAGGAATTGTAATCGTAATTTTCTCTATTCTATTTCATTTTATAATGGAGTTTGAAGGGCAATATCATTCTTGGGTTACTGGATTTTACTGGACACTTACAGTTATGAGCACTCTTGGCTTTGGAGACATAACCTTTACGTCCGATCTTGGTCGCGGTTTCAGTATATTAGTTTTGCTTTCTGGTATTTTGATGTTAATGATCGTTTTGCCGTTTGCATTTATTAGACACTTTTATGTACCTCTTTTAGAGTCGAAAAAGAATAACAAGGTTCCTCGTAAAGTTCCTGCTGGAACAAAAGACCACATCTTAATATGTTCTTATGACGTTATAGCGAGAGATCTTACGGAACGATTAAAACAGGAAGACATCCCATATTATGTCATTGAAAACCGAAAAGCAAAAGCGCTTAACAATCATGATGACCACGTTCCTGTACTATTAGGGGAATTGGATAGTGAGGAAACCTTTATCCTAGCCAATATTAAGGATGCGAAACTGATTGTGGTCAATAGGGACGACTTTTTAAATACCAAGATCATTCTCACGATACGGGGAATTGCACCCACTATTCCTATTGTTGCCTTGGCCACTGATATTGAGTCAGTAGATGTACAGCAACTAAGCGGTGCGGATCACGTGTTGCCAGTCAAGAAATGGCTTGGCGAACAACTGGCCAACAGGATAAACGCCCAACATGCAAAATCTAAACCTATAGGACAATATGAAGACCTATTAATCGCAGAATTGCCTATCCATAATACACCATTGGTTTCTATGCTCACCCGGGAAACGGACTTGAGAAATAAATTTGGGGTCAGTATTGTGGGAATTTGGGAGCGAGGGAGATTGCAAGCTATAACTGGTGATGAAAAGCTAACAGACGATAGCGTTCTAGTCATTATAGGAAATAAAGAACAACTACATAACATTGATGAGCTCTTCCATGATTACAACGTAAACCCTAATCCTGTATTGTTAATTGGAGGAGGCCGTGTAGGATTGGCAGCTGCAGAATCTTTACATAAAAATGGTGTTTTAGTAAATGTAATAGATCAAGATCCGGATATTTGTAAGAAAATAAGCCCTTTTTGCAATAAGGTATTCAACGGAAGGGCTTCAGATTACGACCTATTAAAAAAAGCTGGAATTTTAGATGCTCCTTCGGTATTACTTTCTACCCACGACGACACTATGAATATTTATCTTGCCTCCTATTGTCGGCAACTGAACAAGGACGTAAGAATAGTGAGTCGTATATCCGAAGCTCGCAATGTTGACATTATTCAAAAAGCAGGCGCTAATTTTGTATTGAGTTACTCCACCTTAGGTTCTGAAGCTATTTTGTCTATTTCCAAAGGTCAAGAACTAACCGTTCTTGGTGAAGGTTTCACCTTATTTATTATTCCGATACCAAAATCACTTGAAGGGAAGTCCCTTGCAGAATCCAGGATAGGCTCAAAAACTGGATTATCTGTCATTGCCATAAAAGAAAATTCTCAAGTCGTAACGTTAATATCGTCAAATACCATACTCCCCCATGGCGCTGAAATAGTAATGCTTGGAAACATTGAGATGAAACTTAAATTCAATAAGATATATGTTAACGCCAATTGA
- a CDS encoding acyl-CoA thioester hydrolase/BAAT C-terminal domain-containing protein: MRKSKKYIISIGITALLVVGYLIADNILFNGMKPKPINENGFQANYFAKENTINKTAVILIGGGQWGDYWAQQFANNEMVGLSFPYTGKEGLPRLPEEIELEYFENGINWLKKQPEVDPNKIVVMGASRNAELALVIASTFPESISGVAAYSPSAVSWSNTVLPYNSNELKSSWKYRGIDIPYVPMKKISGNESNKIKLINYWINGLAKTDFMKQATIKVEKINGPIILFSGNDDMVWPSSIMADMIEKRLEDTNFEHSFQNIKYDNAGHLISNNPDDNSSYRTGIININGKDYEYEFGGNDNGDFKAKQDAKMKLMEFIKKI; the protein is encoded by the coding sequence ATGAGGAAAAGCAAAAAATATATTATTTCTATTGGAATAACAGCATTACTAGTTGTTGGGTATTTAATTGCAGACAATATACTTTTCAACGGAATGAAACCTAAACCAATAAACGAAAATGGGTTTCAAGCTAACTACTTTGCAAAAGAAAATACAATAAATAAAACAGCTGTAATTTTGATTGGTGGTGGACAATGGGGAGATTACTGGGCACAACAGTTCGCTAATAATGAGATGGTAGGTCTATCATTTCCCTATACAGGAAAAGAAGGTTTGCCGAGATTGCCTGAAGAAATCGAGTTAGAATACTTCGAAAACGGTATTAATTGGCTTAAAAAACAGCCAGAAGTAGACCCAAATAAAATAGTTGTTATGGGGGCATCAAGAAATGCAGAATTAGCATTAGTAATTGCTTCCACATTCCCTGAATCTATTAGCGGAGTTGCTGCCTATTCACCCAGCGCTGTTTCTTGGTCAAATACAGTTTTACCATACAATTCCAATGAATTGAAATCTAGCTGGAAATATAGAGGAATTGATATTCCATACGTGCCAATGAAAAAAATAAGCGGAAACGAATCCAATAAAATTAAATTGATAAATTACTGGATAAATGGTTTGGCGAAAACGGATTTCATGAAACAAGCAACCATCAAAGTTGAAAAAATTAATGGACCTATTATACTTTTTTCTGGAAACGATGATATGGTTTGGCCATCATCAATTATGGCAGACATGATAGAAAAGAGATTAGAAGATACTAATTTTGAGCATTCTTTTCAGAATATAAAATATGACAATGCTGGACACTTAATTTCAAATAATCCCGATGATAATTCGAGTTATAGAACTGGAATAATTAATATCAATGGAAAAGATTATGAATATGAATTTGGCGGAAATGATAACGGCGATTTTAAAGCAAAACAAGATGCCAAAATGAAATTAATGGAATTCATCAAAAAGATATAA
- a CDS encoding DUF7010 family protein → MKFIQAQEDMRKSYFGGGPGALASGLVWLTAGITALVSTQQISVLLFFFGGMLIHPMGIMLSKLLKRSGKHIKGNPLSYLALESTFLLFIGLFIAYLVLQIRPNYFFSIMILIIGARYLVFSTIYGMRIYWVFGATLIISGFIGILFNTPFHLIALIGGIIEILFSFIILYLEKRNLKIPNE, encoded by the coding sequence ATGAAATTTATTCAGGCACAAGAAGACATGCGTAAATCCTACTTTGGAGGTGGTCCAGGAGCTTTAGCATCAGGACTGGTATGGCTAACAGCCGGAATTACTGCATTAGTTAGCACACAGCAAATTAGTGTGTTACTTTTCTTTTTTGGAGGTATGCTAATTCATCCCATGGGGATAATGCTATCCAAGCTCTTAAAACGCTCTGGAAAACATATAAAAGGAAACCCATTGTCATATCTAGCATTGGAAAGTACTTTTTTGTTATTTATTGGCCTATTTATAGCTTATTTAGTATTACAGATTAGGCCCAATTACTTTTTTTCAATTATGATATTAATTATTGGGGCACGATACTTAGTGTTTTCTACAATTTATGGAATGCGCATATACTGGGTTTTTGGTGCAACACTAATAATATCTGGATTTATCGGCATCTTATTTAATACACCGTTTCATTTGATTGCCTTAATTGGTGGAATAATAGAAATTCTATTTTCATTCATTATTCTATATTTAGAGAAAAGGAATTTGAAAATTCCAAATGAATAG
- a CDS encoding Fic family protein, whose product MQYNWQHKNWPNFTYDASIIDELVLEFAMETGEVKGLIDGLTKEEQQEAILQFMINEAIKTSEIEGEFHSRQDVMSSIQNRLGIHAISSNIRDIKAKGIAELMVEVRENYATELSENLIINWHQTLFSNARTIKVGTYRIGTEPMVIISGSIGREVVHYEAPPSELLKKEMTQFVNWYNAYSVDSNNIKESLIKTAMAHLYFESIHPFEDGNGRIGRAIAEKCLSESLGRPLILSISTSIEKDKTAYYDALKQAQRTLDITEWISYFSQTILNAQKQAKTIIRFTLEKAKFLVKYKSKLNDRQLKVIMKMLAFGIEGFKGGMTAKKYISIAKTSKATATRDLQDLVKKQCLLPMGAGRGVHYELNLKMF is encoded by the coding sequence ATGCAATACAATTGGCAACATAAAAACTGGCCTAATTTTACATATGATGCATCAATAATTGATGAACTCGTATTAGAATTTGCTATGGAAACTGGTGAAGTTAAAGGTTTGATTGATGGTTTAACCAAAGAAGAACAACAAGAAGCCATTCTTCAATTTATGATCAATGAAGCCATAAAAACCTCGGAAATAGAAGGGGAGTTTCATAGTCGACAGGACGTTATGTCCTCCATCCAAAACCGTTTGGGGATTCATGCTATATCATCCAACATCAGAGATATTAAGGCTAAAGGTATTGCTGAGCTGATGGTTGAGGTTCGTGAAAACTATGCTACGGAGTTATCAGAAAACCTAATTATAAACTGGCACCAGACTTTATTTTCAAACGCTCGTACTATAAAAGTAGGAACCTATAGAATTGGAACGGAACCTATGGTTATTATTTCGGGTAGTATTGGGAGGGAGGTTGTTCATTACGAAGCTCCTCCCTCAGAACTACTTAAAAAAGAAATGACTCAGTTTGTCAATTGGTACAACGCTTATAGTGTAGACTCCAACAACATCAAAGAGAGCTTAATCAAAACAGCTATGGCACATTTGTACTTTGAGTCGATACACCCGTTTGAAGACGGCAATGGTCGCATAGGTAGGGCTATTGCTGAGAAATGTCTCTCGGAATCATTAGGGCGACCACTGATTCTGAGTATCTCCACCTCCATAGAGAAAGACAAAACGGCCTATTACGATGCTCTTAAGCAGGCCCAAAGAACATTAGATATTACTGAGTGGATCAGTTATTTCTCTCAAACTATTTTGAATGCTCAAAAACAGGCCAAGACCATTATAAGGTTCACCCTGGAAAAGGCCAAGTTTCTAGTTAAATATAAATCGAAATTAAACGATCGTCAATTAAAGGTAATTATGAAAATGCTTGCCTTTGGCATCGAAGGATTTAAAGGGGGAATGACGGCTAAGAAATATATATCCATAGCCAAAACATCCAAGGCAACTGCCACCCGAGATTTGCAGGATCTGGTTAAAAAACAATGTTTACTCCCAATGGGTGCTGGACGGGGAGTGCATTATGAGCTAAATTTAAAAATGTTTTAA